Proteins from one Leucoraja erinacea ecotype New England unplaced genomic scaffold, Leri_hhj_1 Leri_1459S, whole genome shotgun sequence genomic window:
- the LOC129715859 gene encoding gastrula zinc finger protein xLCGF3.1-like, whose product MMGHNNGKRYECDVCGKACRSPSKLETHRRVHTGEKPYACSTCGKSFARLTGLWEHQRVHSSERPFTISDCGKGFKSSPELKVHRRLHTGERPYTCSDCGKGFTQTQNLRLHQRTHTGERPFTCSDCSKGFTCSAYLLTHQRAHGGEQPYTCAQCSKGFTSSRSLLMHQRSHTGERPYTCAQCYKGFTSSSSLLKHQHSHTGERPYTCVQCGKGFTRSTTCWSTSAPTPASAPTPVPSAARATPAPATC is encoded by the coding sequence ATGATGGGGCACAACAATGGgaagcgttatgagtgtgacgtgtgtggcaaggcctgccgGAGCCCGAGCAAGCTGGAGACCCACCGGCGGGTTCACACGGGCGAGAAACCCTATGcctgctccacctgtggcaagagctttgcccggttGACGGGGCTGTGGGAACACCAGCGGGTACACAGCAGTGAACGGCCCTTCACCatctccgactgcggcaaaggcttcaagtcgtcgccGGAACTGAAagtgcacaggcgcctgcacaccggggagcggccctacacctgcagcgactgcggcaagggcttcacccagacCCAAAACCTGCGGttacaccagcgcacccacaccggggagcggcccttcaCTTGCAGCGATTGcagcaagggcttcacctgctccGCCTATCTGCTGACCCACCAGCGCGCCCACGGCGGGGAGCagccctacacctgtgcccaatgcagcaagggcttcaccagctcCAGAAGCCTACTGATGCACCAGCgctcccacaccggcgagcgcccctacacctgtgcccagtgctacaagggcttcaccagctccagcagcctgctgaagcaccagcactcccacaccggcgagcgcccctacacctgtgtccagtgcggcaagggcttcacccgctcgacaacctgctggagcaccagcgcacccacaccggcgagcgcccctacacctgtgcccagtgcggcaagggctacaccagctccagcaacctgctaA